One genomic segment of Actinoplanes ianthinogenes includes these proteins:
- the flgK gene encoding flagellar hook-associated protein FlgK, translating to MASTFSGLNTALTSLYAQRRGLDITGQNIANASTEGYTRQRVVMQAQNANLTPGIYASTLAVGAGVTVSTVERLRNTALDHRSYTEHANSSYLNEKAGAYALIEDVFAEPSDTALQARMQDMWDGWNAVATNPDKAAPKSALLEQATTVAATLNDASKAINNQFESIRAGLDTYVGDVNKSAEEVAKLNKEIVVAKAAGLQANELMDRRSQEILKLSQVVGATATDLPNGATNVFIGSAPLVSEFTNRPIEIEAGGATQLADLDSDVLVNLRFKDTKTAVAAGGTMGSQMELLAKDGTLHDISNRLDKVAQKLAETVNDKYGTGYSMKGDTGQQFFVDRDRPNDPTATITAGNIGVKVSDPDDLAVSTKDPKGVLTTKALDGGIADDLAELATSRDGADAEYQQLIGDLGVAAQSSIRRRDVQNAVTDQVDAARDAESGVNLDEEMTNLLTYQRGYEAASRVLTTVDSMLDQLINRTGMVGR from the coding sequence ATGGCTAGCACATTCAGTGGACTGAACACCGCGCTGACGTCTCTGTACGCGCAGCGCCGCGGCCTCGACATCACCGGACAGAACATCGCCAACGCGAGCACCGAGGGTTACACCCGGCAGCGCGTCGTGATGCAGGCGCAGAACGCCAACCTGACGCCCGGCATCTACGCCAGCACCCTCGCGGTAGGCGCCGGCGTCACCGTCTCGACGGTGGAACGGCTACGGAACACCGCGCTCGACCACCGCAGCTACACCGAGCACGCGAACTCGTCGTACCTCAACGAGAAGGCCGGCGCGTACGCGCTGATCGAGGACGTCTTCGCGGAGCCCAGCGACACCGCGTTGCAGGCCCGCATGCAGGACATGTGGGACGGCTGGAACGCGGTCGCCACCAACCCGGACAAGGCGGCGCCCAAGTCCGCGCTGCTGGAGCAGGCGACCACGGTGGCCGCCACGCTCAACGACGCGTCCAAGGCGATCAACAACCAGTTCGAGTCGATCCGGGCCGGCCTGGACACCTACGTCGGCGACGTCAACAAGTCGGCCGAGGAGGTGGCCAAGCTGAACAAGGAGATCGTGGTCGCCAAGGCGGCCGGGTTGCAGGCCAACGAGCTGATGGACCGGCGCTCGCAGGAGATTCTCAAGCTCTCCCAGGTCGTCGGCGCCACCGCGACCGACCTGCCGAACGGCGCGACCAACGTCTTCATCGGCAGCGCGCCGCTGGTCAGCGAGTTCACCAACCGGCCGATCGAGATCGAGGCGGGCGGGGCGACCCAGCTCGCCGACCTCGACAGCGACGTCCTGGTGAACCTGCGGTTCAAGGACACCAAGACGGCGGTCGCCGCGGGCGGGACGATGGGCTCGCAGATGGAGCTGCTCGCCAAGGACGGCACCCTGCACGACATCTCGAACCGGCTGGACAAGGTGGCCCAGAAGCTGGCCGAGACCGTCAACGACAAGTACGGCACCGGCTACAGCATGAAGGGCGACACCGGTCAGCAGTTCTTCGTCGACCGCGACCGGCCCAACGATCCGACCGCCACGATCACCGCGGGGAACATCGGGGTGAAGGTGTCCGACCCGGACGACCTGGCCGTCTCGACCAAGGACCCGAAAGGCGTGCTCACCACCAAGGCGCTGGACGGCGGGATCGCCGACGACCTGGCCGAGCTGGCCACCTCCCGGGACGGCGCCGACGCCGAGTACCAGCAGCTGATCGGCGACCTCGGGGTGGCCGCGCAGTCGTCGATCCGCCGGCGCGACGTGCAGAACGCGGTGACCGACCAGGTGGACGCCGCACGGGACGCGGAGTCCGGGGTCAACCTCGACGAGGAGATGACCAACCTGCTCACCTACCAGCGCGGTTACGAGGCCGCGTCGCGGGTGCTCACCACGGTCGACTCGATGCTCGACCAATTGATCAACCGAACCGGCATGGTCGGTAGGTAG
- a CDS encoding flagellar protein FlgN has protein sequence MSLTDLASVLWRSRELLEMLLFKLEEEQLLLAANRSRWLSHATREVEVVLDQIRQTEVIRAAYAQDVAIELGLSPEASLGELADAAPDPWSDLLHQHRKAFLLLTSEIRALADVNRDLLTAGQRAARETMLVFAESVETYGPQGQTVTGGIRRPTLVDEAI, from the coding sequence GTGAGTCTGACCGACCTGGCCAGCGTCTTGTGGCGCTCTCGGGAGCTGCTGGAGATGCTCCTGTTCAAGCTTGAGGAGGAGCAGTTGCTCCTCGCGGCCAACCGATCCCGCTGGTTGAGCCACGCCACCCGGGAGGTGGAAGTGGTGCTGGACCAGATCCGCCAGACCGAGGTGATCCGGGCGGCGTACGCGCAGGACGTCGCGATCGAGCTCGGCCTGAGCCCGGAGGCGTCGCTGGGCGAGCTGGCCGACGCGGCGCCCGACCCCTGGTCGGATCTCCTCCATCAGCACCGTAAGGCGTTCCTGCTGCTGACGTCGGAGATCCGGGCCCTGGCCGACGTCAACCGTGACCTGCTCACCGCGGGCCAGCGCGCGGCTCGCGAAACCATGCTCGTGTTCGCCGAGTCTGTGGAAACGTACGGACCGCAGGGCCAGACCGTCACCGGCGGCATCCGCCGGCCCACCCTCGTCGATGAGGCGATCTGA